The following DNA comes from Sphingomonas flavescens.
CAGGACTTCGCGCTTCGCTATCCGCTGGTCGACGGGCAGGGGAACTTCGGCAACATCGACGGCGATAACGCCGCCGCCTACCGCTACACCGAGGCGCGGCTGACCGTCGTTGCGATGCAGCTGATGACCGGGCTCGACGAGGGCACGGTCGATTTCCGCCCGACCTACAACGGCGAAGAGGAAGAGCCCGAGGTTTTCCCGGGCCTGTTCCCGAACCTGCTCGCGAACGGCGCCAGCGGCATTGCGGTGGGCATGGCGACCAGCATCCCGCCCCACAACGTCGGCGAGCTCATCGACGCGGCCGAAAGGCTGATCGACGATCCGAAGGTCGACGACCGCGTGCTGATGCAGTTCGTCAAAGGGCCGGACTTCCCGACCGGCGGTGTGCTGGTTGACGACGAGGACGTGATCGCGCGCGCCTATGTCAGCGGCCGCGGCTCCTTCCGTTTGCGCGCCAAGGTCGAGAAAATCAGCGAGAAGGGCGGCGGCTGGCACCTGCTTGTCAGCGAGATCCCCTATGGCGTTCAAAAGGCCAAGCTGATCGAGGAAATCGCGGGGCTGATCGCCGACAAGAAGCTGCCGATCCTCGCCGACGTCCGCGATGAAAGTGACGAGCAGGTGCGCCTGGTACTGGAGCCGCGGGCGCGCACGGTCGACCCGGACTTGCTGCTGGAAAGCCTGTTCCGGCTGACCGATCTCGAAATCCGCTTCCCGCTCAACCTCAACGTGCTCGACGCCACGCGGACGCCGGGCGTAATGAGCCTCAAGGAAGCGCTCGCGGCGTGGCTGAGCTTCCAGATCGACGTGCTCGTTCGCCGCAGCCAGGTGCGGATCGGAAAGATCGACGATCGGATCGAGCTGCTCGATGGTTTTCTCGTCGCCTATCTTAACCTCGACCGCGTCATCGAAATCATTCGCACCGAGGACGAGCCAAAGGCCGTCATGATGGCGGAATTCTCGCTGACGGATCGGCAGGCGGAAGCGATCCTCAACATGCGCCTGCGCTCGCTGCGCAAGCTCGAGGAAATGGAAATCGCCAAGGAGCGCGCGGCGCTCGCCAAGGAGCGCGAGGACCTTGCCAAGCTGATCGAGAGCCCGGCCCGCCAGCGCACTCGCCTGAAGCGCGACTTGCAGGCGCTCAAGGACAAGTTCGGCGATCCTCGAAGGACGCAGATCGAAGCTGCCGCCGTGGCGCGCGAGATCGACTGGTCGGCAATGATAGAGAAGGAGCCGATCACCGTCATCCTCTCTCAGCGCGGCTGGATTCGCGCGATGAAAGGCCATCTCGCGCTCGATCAGGTCGAGGACCTTAAGTGGCGAGAGGGCGACGGCCCGTTCATCCACTTCCATGCGCAGACGACCGACCGGCTTGCGCTTTTCGCGTCCAATGGCCGGGTCTACACCTTGGCCGGCGACAAGCTGCCCAGCGCCCGCGGGTTCGGCGAGCCCGTCCGGCTACTGATAGACCTCGATGCGGAGGTCGATATCGTGCAGCTGTCGACGATCAGACCAGACATGAAGCTGCTGCTCGCATCGAGTGACGGCAAAGGTTTCGTCGCCACTGCCGATTCCACGCTCGCCGAGACGCGCAAGGGCAAGCAGTTGGTCAACGTTCGTCCGGGCTCGCGCGTCGCAGTCGTAAGGCCGATCCCAGCGAACGCCGATGCAGTCGCGGTCGTCGGCGAGAACCGCAAGCTGCTCGTCTTCCCGCTGTCTGAATTGCCGGAGCTGGCGCGAGGGCAGGGGGTGACCTTGCAGCGCTACCGCGACGGCGGCCTGTCGGACATCATCGCCTTCGCCCTTGCTGACGGGTTGAGCTGGGCGCTTGGCGGCGAAACTGGGCGAATGCGGACCGAAACCGACCTGACCCCCTGGCGTGCGGCTCGTGGCGCAGCCGGCCGAATGCCGCCGATTGGATTTCCGCGATCGAACCGGTTCGCGTGAAAATAACACAACCAGGATTAACAATCGCTCTTAAGACGGGATGGATACGTCGAATTAACCCCTGAGCCGCCATAGACGCTGCATGCAGGCTGCAGCTTCTCGGTCGGCAGGGGTTCATCCCCTCCGGACGGACAGACCGACCGCGATTCCGCATCTTGCGACGGCGGACGACGTGAGCCTGCTCGACGCGCTACCTATCGCGGCCGCGATTTTCTGCCTCAAGAACAACAAGCTTTGGATCGAGGCTGCCAATAGCCGGTTCCTGGATCTGTCCGACTGCCGGGGCGCACCCGAAAAATTCGTCGAGACGTTCCGGCACTATGCCGACTCAACCGCCGGCAAGTTCACCCAGGCTTTTCTCAAGGACCCGGCGGGCTCTGGCGATGAACTCGAGTGGTCGGATGGCGAAGGCCTCTCGCAACGCTTTTTGCGCATCAAGGTCTCGCCTTTGTCACCGACGCCGGAGGCTGCGCACCGCTGTTTGATGAGCGTGGTCGATCGGACGGTCGAAGTTCGCGCGGAAAACAGCCTGCGCGCAGAGATGCTGCGCGACAGCCTGACAGGACTTCCGAATCGGCTCGCCTTTTCGGAAGCCGTCGAAGCCGCGGGTGGCGGACGCGATCTCGAGCATGCGGTTCTCGTCGTCGATATGCTGCGATTTTCCCGCATCAATGAATCGATGGGAAGCCTCGCGGGCGACGAGCTGCTCATTACGTTTGCACGAAGATTGATCCTTGCGCTGCGGGCGGGGGACATTCTTGCCCGCACGGGCGGCAACGAATTCGGAATTCTGGTGTCCCTGCGCCGCGGCGTTACCGACGCCCTCAATGCTGCCGAGCGTATCCAGCAAGTGATGACAGCACCGTTCAAGCTGTCGGAGCTGGAGATCCGGGTGGAATGCGCAATCGGCGTCGCCCTGATGCACGGCAGCCAGGATTCGGAAGAGCTGTTCCGCAACGCCCAGTTTGCGGTCAAGCAGGCGAAGGCCGTGGGCCGGCCGCAGGTTTATGAGCCGAAGCAGGCGACCGAAGCCCGGCGCCGGTTTTCGATTGAAACGGAGCTTCGCCGCGCGATCGAGAAAGATCAGCTCGACCTGTTCTTCCAACCGCTGATCAATCTCAAGTCGGGCGAAGTGTCAGGCTTTGAGGCCCTGGCCCGCTGGACGCACGAAGATCGCGGCGAGATCAGCCCATCCGAGTTTATTCCCGTCGCTGAGGAGTCGGGCCTGATCCTGACGCTCGGCCGGTGGGCGATGGACAAGGCCATGCAAACGCTGGCGGCCTGGGATCGGGAAGCCGGAATGCGCTTGCCGGTCTCCGTCGGCGTCAACCTTTCGGCGATCCAGGTAGCCCGCGACGACATTCCGTCGATGGTTGAAAGTGCGCTGACGGCGAGCGGCGTTGGCGGCGAGCGCCTCACCCTTGAACTGACTGAAAGCTGCATCGTCCAGGATCCCGGACGCGCGACCCGCGTGTTCGAAGCCCTCAAATCGCTCGAAACCACAGTGGCAATGGACGATTTTGGAACGGGTTATTCCAGCCTTGCCTATCTTCAGCGCCTGCCGATCGACGTCCTCAAGATCGACAAGAGCTTCGTGTCCGGGATGATGAGCGACCCCGATGCGGTGGCGATTGTTCGCGCCGTGCTTGGTCTTGCCGAGGCCTTGGGCATGTCGACGACCGCCGAAGGCATTGAAACGGTCGAGCTCGCGACGACCCTGGCGACGCTCGGCTGCGCTTCCGGACAGGGCTTCTATTTCGCCAAGCCGCTCGAACCGATCGCCGCTCTTGAGTTCTGGAAACTGCGAAATTTCTAGGACAGAAGTCCTGCATAAGCGGACGGCCGCCGATGCGCGACGGCCGACCTGAAGGTCGAAGCAATGCTGCGCACCAGCGCCGGATGCCGGACATCGGGCGGGTGAACGCCGATCCGCAACGCACGCATCGGCAACTTGCGGACGATCGGCGCCGCCAGCAATGACGAGGCCAGCCGCGGCTTTGTCCGGCTCGCCCAGGTGATCACCGGGCCGCTCGCAAGAGTCTCTCCCGTCGCCGGCGACCAGACGCGGAGATGATCTTCCGCGATCAGCATCCCTGACTGTTCCAGGGCGATTTTCGCGCCATCGCTATAAAGCCAGGCGGGGGCGACGAAGCCGACGACCGGCCGTCCGATGATATCCTCCAGCAAGGCGCGCCCGTCGCGAACCCTGGCTAGCGCCTCGTCCGCGCCAAGCGAGAGGAACTCGCCTTCGCCAGCAGTCATCCAGCGCGCGCGCAAGCGATCGTGGGAGCTCTCGGCCGTTGCCGTCGCGCGATGCACGTTGCCATGCAGGAACATCTCAATGCCTTCGTCGGCCCAGCGTCGCAGTTTTCGAGCGAAGGCGCTGCCCGCCACGATCGGAGCATCGCCCCAATGGTTGGGCACGACCAGCATGGCGAGGCGCCGGCCGACATGCGGTGAGAGCAAATCGAGCAGCTGGTCCACCTCGCGTTCGAAGCGCGGCGAGACATCATGGATAGAAGCAAGAACAAGGCGATCGCGGGCGCAGCTCATTCGCTCGGCTTTACCGGAAGCCGGCGTCGCTAATCCCATTAAAAAAGCTTCACTTGTAGTTCACCGCTCCATTTCGCCTGTAATGTGCATGCGGATCGCCGATGTCAGCGCTTTCTACACGCCAGCCGGCGGCGGCGTGCGGACCTATGTCGAGGCCAAGTTGCGGGCGGCTGCTCGCTTCGGCCACGAATTGGTGATGATTGTCCCGGGCGCCGAGCGAGAGGTCGTTCGTCGTGGGCCCGGCGCAATTCTCGTCACCGTGCCCTCGCCGGTCATGCCGCTCGATCGCCGCTATCGCTATTTCGACGACGAACGCATGCTTCATTCCGTCCTGGATGAATGGCGGCCCGACCACGTGGAAGCGTCTTCGCCCTGGTCCAGTGCGACGATGGTCGGACGTTGGCAGGGCGCTGCGAGCCGTTCTCTGATGATGCACGCCGATCCGCTGGCGGCCCACGCTTATCGCTGGCTCGGCGGCCTTGCCTCGACGTCGCGTATCGATTCATGGTTCGGCTGGTTCTGGCGGCATCTGCGCGGGCTAGGACACATGTTCGACACCGTCGTTTGCGCAAACGGTCAGTTCGCAGATCGCCTGCGCCAGGGCGGCGTCGCCAATGTCGAGACGATCCGGATGGGTGTCGAAGGCGGCCTCTTCCAACCTTCACTGCGGTCGCCTCCCGTTCGCTCCGCGGCGCTGCGCTCGCTCGGCCTCGACGACGACGCGTGCCTGCTGATCGCAGTTGGGCGTTTTTCGGCCGAGAAACGGTGGCCGATGGTCATGCGCGCCGTAGCGGAGGCGGGGCGGGGACAGTCCGTGGGCGTGATCCTGGTCGGGGACGGGCGGCAGCGCCCGCGTCTGGAAGTACTTGCCCGCCGTTTACCGGGCTGTCAGCTGGCGCCCAGGATCGAGGACCGGCATGAGCTAGCGCGCCTGCTCGCAAGTGCCGACGCGCTGGTGCACGGGTGCGAAGCAGAAACCTTTTGCCTGGTAGCGGCCGAGGCTCGCGCGAGCGGTATCCCGCTGATCGTTCCGGATCGGGGCGCTGCACTCGATCAGATCGTGACCGGCGCCGGCGCCATTTACGAATCCGGCTCCGAACAATCCCTTGTTCGCGCCATCGGCCAGTTCATTGAACGCGGCCCCGAATTGCAGCGGGCGGCTGCCGCCAGATCAAGCCGGGTACGGACGATGGACGAGCATTTCGCCGCGCTCTTTTCCCGCTACGAGCAGCTCGCGGGATATGCTCCGCCGGCGGCGGTTTCGACCGCCTAAACTGCTGACGCTTGCGCGAAGTGGCGAATTACGGCCACAAGGCGCGCATGGCATTGGCGGGCAGCGTCGTTGAATCTGTTGTGACCAGCCCGATGGCGATGGTCATCACCAATCCGCGCAAGGCGGATAACCCGATCGAGGTGGCCAACCAGGCATTCCTCGATTTGACCGGCTATCGCGAAAGCGAAGTCATCGGCCGCAACTGCCGGTTTCTGTCGGGAGGCGAGACTGAACCGTCCGTGCGCGAGCAGATGCGGGTCGCGATCGACAATGCCCGCCCCGTGCTGGTCGACGTCCTCAATTACCGCAAGGATGGCTCGCCGTTTCGCAACGGCGTCATGATCGCTCCGTTGTTCGACGATGCCGGCAAGCTCGATTACTTCCTCGGTTCGCAGGTCGATCTGGAGCGCAAGGACGCGGCCGCCCTTTCTGTGCGCCAGGCCCGCGCGACGGTTCTGGTCCGCGAGCTTCCGGCGCGCCAGCGTCAGGTGCTGGAAATGATGGCGAAAGGGCTGCTCAACAAGCAGATCGCCTATCAGCTCGGCATCGCCGAAAAGACGGTAAAGATGCACCGCGTGCTGCTGCTTGAGCGGCTTGGGGGCGTC
Coding sequences within:
- a CDS encoding putative bifunctional diguanylate cyclase/phosphodiesterase, producing MSLLDALPIAAAIFCLKNNKLWIEAANSRFLDLSDCRGAPEKFVETFRHYADSTAGKFTQAFLKDPAGSGDELEWSDGEGLSQRFLRIKVSPLSPTPEAAHRCLMSVVDRTVEVRAENSLRAEMLRDSLTGLPNRLAFSEAVEAAGGGRDLEHAVLVVDMLRFSRINESMGSLAGDELLITFARRLILALRAGDILARTGGNEFGILVSLRRGVTDALNAAERIQQVMTAPFKLSELEIRVECAIGVALMHGSQDSEELFRNAQFAVKQAKAVGRPQVYEPKQATEARRRFSIETELRRAIEKDQLDLFFQPLINLKSGEVSGFEALARWTHEDRGEISPSEFIPVAEESGLILTLGRWAMDKAMQTLAAWDREAGMRLPVSVGVNLSAIQVARDDIPSMVESALTASGVGGERLTLELTESCIVQDPGRATRVFEALKSLETTVAMDDFGTGYSSLAYLQRLPIDVLKIDKSFVSGMMSDPDAVAIVRAVLGLAEALGMSTTAEGIETVELATTLATLGCASGQGFYFAKPLEPIAALEFWKLRNF
- a CDS encoding PAS domain-containing protein, producing MANYGHKARMALAGSVVESVVTSPMAMVITNPRKADNPIEVANQAFLDLTGYRESEVIGRNCRFLSGGETEPSVREQMRVAIDNARPVLVDVLNYRKDGSPFRNGVMIAPLFDDAGKLDYFLGSQVDLERKDAAALSVRQARATVLVRELPARQRQVLEMMAKGLLNKQIAYQLGIAEKTVKMHRVLLLERLGGVTTAEAIRIAVEAGL
- a CDS encoding DUF2334 domain-containing protein — encoded protein: MSCARDRLVLASIHDVSPRFEREVDQLLDLLSPHVGRRLAMLVVPNHWGDAPIVAGSAFARKLRRWADEGIEMFLHGNVHRATATAESSHDRLRARWMTAGEGEFLSLGADEALARVRDGRALLEDIIGRPVVGFVAPAWLYSDGAKIALEQSGMLIAEDHLRVWSPATGETLASGPVITWASRTKPRLASSLLAAPIVRKLPMRALRIGVHPPDVRHPALVRSIASTFRSAVAHRRPSAYAGLLS
- a CDS encoding glycosyltransferase; translated protein: MRIADVSAFYTPAGGGVRTYVEAKLRAAARFGHELVMIVPGAEREVVRRGPGAILVTVPSPVMPLDRRYRYFDDERMLHSVLDEWRPDHVEASSPWSSATMVGRWQGAASRSLMMHADPLAAHAYRWLGGLASTSRIDSWFGWFWRHLRGLGHMFDTVVCANGQFADRLRQGGVANVETIRMGVEGGLFQPSLRSPPVRSAALRSLGLDDDACLLIAVGRFSAEKRWPMVMRAVAEAGRGQSVGVILVGDGRQRPRLEVLARRLPGCQLAPRIEDRHELARLLASADALVHGCEAETFCLVAAEARASGIPLIVPDRGAALDQIVTGAGAIYESGSEQSLVRAIGQFIERGPELQRAAAARSSRVRTMDEHFAALFSRYEQLAGYAPPAAVSTA
- the parC gene encoding DNA topoisomerase IV subunit A; protein product: MADSDVSTVIETPFDAALSERYLVYALSTITARSLPDVRDGLKPVHRRLLWAMRLLRLDPAGAYKKSARVVGDVIGKYHPHGDQSVYDAMVRLAQDFALRYPLVDGQGNFGNIDGDNAAAYRYTEARLTVVAMQLMTGLDEGTVDFRPTYNGEEEEPEVFPGLFPNLLANGASGIAVGMATSIPPHNVGELIDAAERLIDDPKVDDRVLMQFVKGPDFPTGGVLVDDEDVIARAYVSGRGSFRLRAKVEKISEKGGGWHLLVSEIPYGVQKAKLIEEIAGLIADKKLPILADVRDESDEQVRLVLEPRARTVDPDLLLESLFRLTDLEIRFPLNLNVLDATRTPGVMSLKEALAAWLSFQIDVLVRRSQVRIGKIDDRIELLDGFLVAYLNLDRVIEIIRTEDEPKAVMMAEFSLTDRQAEAILNMRLRSLRKLEEMEIAKERAALAKEREDLAKLIESPARQRTRLKRDLQALKDKFGDPRRTQIEAAAVAREIDWSAMIEKEPITVILSQRGWIRAMKGHLALDQVEDLKWREGDGPFIHFHAQTTDRLALFASNGRVYTLAGDKLPSARGFGEPVRLLIDLDAEVDIVQLSTIRPDMKLLLASSDGKGFVATADSTLAETRKGKQLVNVRPGSRVAVVRPIPANADAVAVVGENRKLLVFPLSELPELARGQGVTLQRYRDGGLSDIIAFALADGLSWALGGETGRMRTETDLTPWRAARGAAGRMPPIGFPRSNRFA